In the genome of Montipora foliosa isolate CH-2021 chromosome 3, ASM3666993v2, whole genome shotgun sequence, one region contains:
- the LOC137994228 gene encoding uncharacterized protein yields the protein MYGNGQEDQIIFLAPATQKNPVFVERMEGAELQDFDTSRLYERVRVMVQGLSLERDQLTRTRQLRQDQEKELHEALQCDIINIHASEQAKHQNEAEQAKN from the exons ATGTATGGGAACGGTCAAGAAGACCAGATAATCTTCTTGGCCCCAGCAACACAGAAAAACCCTGTCTTTGTTGAGCGGATGGAAG GTGCAGAATTACAAGATTTTGACACCAGCAGATTGTATGAAAGGGTGAGAGTTATGGTTCAAGGCTTGAGTTTGGAAAG GGATCAACTAACCCGCACAAGACAGTTAAGGCAGGATCAAGAAAAGGAGCTTCATGAAGCTCTGCAATGTGACATTATCAACATACATGCAAGT GAACAAGCGAAGCATCAAAATGAGGCG GAACAAGCAAAGAATTAA